The Mycolicibacterium duvalii DNA window CGAGGAGGTCAGCGCATGACACCGATCATGGCGAAGTCCGAGGCCGCCGAGCTGATCGTCGCGGCCCGGATCCGCAAGAAGCTGACGTGGGCCGAGATCGCGAGCGAACTCGACGCGCCGCTGGTGTGGTGTGTGGCCGCGCTGCTCGGGCAGCATCCGATGCCGGCGACACAGGCCGAACAGGTCTGCGCGCTGCTCGACCTCGACGAGTCGGTGGCAGAGAGCCTGCAACGGCAACCGGCCCGGGGCATCGACCCGGCACTGATGTCCGACCCCACGATCTACCGGTTCCACGAGGCGCTGTCGGTGTACGGCCCGGCGATCAAGGAGCTCATCCACGAGGAGTTCGGCGACGGCATCATGAGCGCGATCAACTTCAACGTCGACATCGCGCGCCGGGAGCATCCCGACGGTGACCGGGTGGTGGTCACCCTGGACGGGAAGTTCCTCGATTACCGCTGGTGACCGGGGACGGGCGGCGGCGCACCATCGCTACGGGCCGTTCGTCCCGATCTCGTTCACAGTGCGTAGAACCGGTCGGCCGGACGCACCGGCCGCAGGTTGATCTCCGTGATGACGCCACCGGTGGTGGCGATGTCGATGAGGGCCCACGGGTGTCCGCCGGGTGCGATGACATCGACAGGGTGTCCGTCGACACGCATCGGGGCGCTGACGCGGATCCGGTCGACGAAGGATCGGGTCTCCTCGGCGACCGCCGCGGCGCCGCGGACGGTGGTGGCGGCGCCGCGCGGCAAGAGTGCCGGGTCGGCGCGGCGCACGCAATCCGGCGCCAACAGCGTCGTCATGCGGGCGATGTCGCCGCCCCGGGCGGCGTGCAGGAAGGCGTCGACGATCTCGCGGTGCTGACGGTCGTCGCGATGCTGCGGGCCGCCCGGCGCAGGCGGGGAGAGCCGGGCGCGCGCCCGGCTCGCGTGTTTCTTCGCGGCGGCCGGTGTGATGTCCAGTACCGCGGCCACCGTGTCGAACGGTAGCGAGAAGAGGTCGTGCAGCACGTAGGCCACCCGCTGCGGCGGGGTCAGCTCACGCATCAGCATCAGCAGCGCCCTCGACACGTCCTCACGGCGCAGCATCGCCTCGTCGGCGGCGGCGATCGCTGTGTCGATGCCGTCGGTGAGTTGGCGGCCAAGGGCATCTCGGCGCCTCCGCTCCCGGAGCTGGTCCAGGCAGACCCGGCTGACCACCGTTGTCAGCCACGCCGACGGGTTGTCGATGGCCGCAGTGTGCGCAGCCTGCGTGCGCAGCCATGCCGTCTGTACCGCGTCTTCAGCGTCCTGCGCCGCCCCGACGATCCGGTAGGCGACCGAGAGCAGCGTCGGCCGCGCTTGTTCGAATTCGGCTGTGGAGATCACGGTGTCACCTTTCCCGCGGGCCGGACGTCAGAACAGGTGAGAGCAGTTCGACGGGCTGGAAGGCGGCGAGATGAGCATACCGACGATCGCGATGGGAATGGGAGCTGGTGACGTGCCCGATGCGGTGATGTCTGTCCTGGCGACGGCGACGGTGGCATGCGCGGCGGCCAACGCCGCCGTGGCAGTGGCGGATTGGCGCAGGGCGCAGTTCGTGGTGGCCAATTCGTCGGAAGTCGGAGTCGCGTCGACGATGATCCCGTATCTGGGGGCGCTGAAGATGGCCGGCGCCGTCGGGCTCATCGCCGGTCTGACCGTCTCGCCCTGGCTGGGCCTGGCAGCTGCTGTGGGTCTGGTGTTGTTCTTCGTCGGCGCTGTCGCGGTGCACGTACGCACCGCGGTCTGGCACAACATCGCATTTCCGTTGGGCTATCTGGGCCTTGCGGTCGCTGCCGCCGCGTACTTCGCGGCCGTCGTCGGGTAGCGCGCGGTCAGATTCGGGCGACGGATCGGATCCGGATCTGGTCGGTCTCGCACTGGCGGCACGTCAGCGGGCGGATCTTCAACCGTACGTTGGCGATTCGCAACGCTCGTTGGCACATCGGGTACGGGCAGCCGCAGGACAACCGCACCCACCACTGGGCGGGGTGGGCGAGAGGCCCGCAGAAGTTTCGGCAGCTGCACAGGATCTCAGGCTCGAAGTCGAGTTCTGCCAGCGACGGCTCGAGCAGTGTGGTCACGGCCTCCAAATCTAAAGTGGAGGTCGAGACTTTTGCGGGAGGCGCGCGCGGGAAATCGCGGCGCGGCGCGGATTGATGACCTCAGGTGGTGCAGTCGAGCGTCACGGTGACCTTCGGTGTCGGCGCGACCCGGAACACGTTGATGTCATCGTCGTCATTGATCACGAACGGCTGCCGGGGGACCGGGTGGTTGCGCACCCCGCTCACCGAGCACTGCTCCAACGGTGCGGTGCCGACGCGGCTGATACGCACGTCGAAGCCTTGCGCGCGAAGTTGATTGATGGTCGTCGAGGCCGAGTCGACTGCCCCCGGGGCGGCCCCCGACGGGGTGGCGTAGGCCAGCAGAGCGCCGACCGGCAACACGCTTGCGGCGATGATCTTCTTCATGGTGGAACTCCTGCGAGGGGGTGGGTCACTGCGCGACCACGGTGATTTTCGAATGACACCATCGTCGCCAGGCGCTCGCTGCAACGCTTGAAGGCTGCGTGGAGATTCCGTGGAGATTCGCCGCCGAGTCGGTCCGAGCGCTCAGCCGCCGACGACGGCTTGATAGCCCGGGCAGTAGGCCCTGACCGCACCCTGCATCAGGGCTGCGGCCTGAGCCGCGTCGAGGCCGTCGCCCTGCAACGACTGCACCAGGTCCAGCTGCACCCGGGCCGGGTCGACGCCGTTGGCCGCGCCCTCGGCGACGATGCCGCAGATGTTGTTGCCCATCTCGACAGCCTGCTCTTCGGAGGCGAAGTTCACGCCCAGTGTGCTCAGCAAGGCCACGAACTCGGTATCGGGGTCGGTCGCGTGGGCGGTGTGCATGCCGAGCAGGACCGGGACCGAAGCGGTAGCCGCGACGATGATCGACGAAACCGCGTGACGAGCGCGCATGCTGCCTCCCGAGGGCTTGTGGTCTGCGCGGATGGTATCGGGTGCACCCTGCTGCGGCGCTGAACCCGCGATCGCGTCGGCGCGGCGCCACCGCCGGGATTCCGAGATCACGATCAGGTAGGCTCAGGAAGCGGCTCGGACGGCCTGGCGTGACCGTCGTCCGCCGCGATATTCGGGTTCAGACCGTAGCCTCCCGCACCACCGCGACCGCGCAAGCGGCGCCGAGCACGAGACGAGGCTCCCGACGTGCAGCAATTCACAGAACGCGAGGTCGACGGCGTGATCGTCGTCGCAGCCATGGGTGCTGTCGACATGCTGACCGCGCCGCAGTTGCAGGACGTCATCACCGCCGCCGCGCAGCGCAAGCCGTCAGGCCTGATCGTCGACATGACCGAGGTCGACTTCCTGGGCTCCGCCGGGATGCAGGTGCTGATGGCCAGCCGCAACAAGCTCGACCCCCAGACCAGGTTCGCCGTGGTCGCCGACGGTCCCGCCACAAGCCGCCCGCTGAAGATCACCGGCATCGCCGACTACATCGAGATGTTCTCCGCGCTCGACGTGGCGCTGACCAACTTCTCGTCCTGAAACTGCTCGCGCCACGGCGCAGATAACGGAATGTTTGCGATTCCGACCCGCCGGGAACAGATCGTTCGCCAAACAGCCATGCTGGTCCCGGACACGGCCTCACACGTCGCCGGGTAGGAAACTGCAAAAGGAGCACTTCCGTGGGTGACAACAACTCGGGTCCAGAAGAAGCCGTCAAGGGCGTCGTCGAAGGCGCCAAGGGTAAGGCCAAAGAGGTGATCGGCGTCGTCACCGGCCGCGACGATCTGCAGCGCGAAGGCGAGGCGCAGCAGGACAAGGCCGACGCGCAGCGCGAAGCCGCGAAGAAGGAAGCCGAAGCCGAAAGCGCACGAGCGTCAGCGAAGGCCAATGAGGAACGTCAGAAAGCCGAACAGTAATTCTCTGACGGGCAGCGCAGCCACGCGATGACCGTCA harbors:
- the mbp1 gene encoding microaggregate-binding protein 1; this encodes MGDNNSGPEEAVKGVVEGAKGKAKEVIGVVTGRDDLQREGEAQQDKADAQREAAKKEAEAESARASAKANEERQKAEQ
- a CDS encoding sigma-70 family RNA polymerase sigma factor, with protein sequence MISTAEFEQARPTLLSVAYRIVGAAQDAEDAVQTAWLRTQAAHTAAIDNPSAWLTTVVSRVCLDQLRERRRRDALGRQLTDGIDTAIAAADEAMLRREDVSRALLMLMRELTPPQRVAYVLHDLFSLPFDTVAAVLDITPAAAKKHASRARARLSPPAPGGPQHRDDRQHREIVDAFLHAARGGDIARMTTLLAPDCVRRADPALLPRGAATTVRGAAAVAEETRSFVDRIRVSAPMRVDGHPVDVIAPGGHPWALIDIATTGGVITEINLRPVRPADRFYAL
- a CDS encoding DUF732 domain-containing protein; this encodes MRARHAVSSIIVAATASVPVLLGMHTAHATDPDTEFVALLSTLGVNFASEEQAVEMGNNICGIVAEGAANGVDPARVQLDLVQSLQGDGLDAAQAAALMQGAVRAYCPGYQAVVGG
- the cynS gene encoding cyanase translates to MTPIMAKSEAAELIVAARIRKKLTWAEIASELDAPLVWCVAALLGQHPMPATQAEQVCALLDLDESVAESLQRQPARGIDPALMSDPTIYRFHEALSVYGPAIKELIHEEFGDGIMSAINFNVDIARREHPDGDRVVVTLDGKFLDYRW
- a CDS encoding DoxX family protein, yielding MSVLATATVACAAANAAVAVADWRRAQFVVANSSEVGVASTMIPYLGALKMAGAVGLIAGLTVSPWLGLAAAVGLVLFFVGAVAVHVRTAVWHNIAFPLGYLGLAVAAAAYFAAVVG
- a CDS encoding STAS domain-containing protein; translated protein: MQQFTEREVDGVIVVAAMGAVDMLTAPQLQDVITAAAQRKPSGLIVDMTEVDFLGSAGMQVLMASRNKLDPQTRFAVVADGPATSRPLKITGIADYIEMFSALDVALTNFSS